The following are encoded together in the Patescibacteria group bacterium genome:
- the secE gene encoding preprotein translocase subunit SecE — protein MVLDYFREVKVELRKVSWPTRAQTKKYTILVIVVSVIVGIYLTGLDYLLSKVVGLVVR, from the coding sequence ATGGTACTTGACTATTTTAGGGAAGTTAAAGTAGAATTACGCAAGGTTTCGTGGCCCACGCGCGCGCAAACCAAAAAATACACCATATTGGTTATTGTGGTTAGTGTTATAGTGGGGATATATTTAACGGGATTGGACTATCTGCTTAGCAAAGTGGTAGGGTTAGTAGTAAGGTAA
- the nusG gene encoding transcription termination/antitermination protein NusG: MEKKARKLPNRITLSEKPHKDSHWYVVHTQSGYEYKVANTLKQRVESLNLQKEISDILIPTQEKIVISAGKKRNVQERIFPGYVLIKMNMTDENWLTVRSTDGITGFVGIGTKPSAVSEKEVESVIKFMALETPKYEAKFNVGDGIKMIGGPFQDFIGTVSEVNKGQGKVQVLVSIFGRETPVWVDFEQVSPL; the protein is encoded by the coding sequence ATGGAAAAAAAAGCGCGCAAACTCCCCAACCGAATAACTTTGAGCGAAAAGCCGCATAAAGACTCCCATTGGTATGTGGTGCATACCCAATCCGGATACGAGTATAAAGTGGCCAACACCTTAAAACAACGGGTTGAAAGTTTGAATCTGCAAAAGGAGATATCTGATATTTTAATCCCAACACAGGAAAAAATCGTAATCTCCGCCGGCAAAAAAAGGAATGTGCAGGAAAGAATTTTTCCCGGTTATGTTTTAATAAAAATGAATATGACCGACGAGAACTGGCTGACGGTGCGTTCCACCGACGGCATTACCGGGTTTGTGGGCATAGGAACAAAACCTTCCGCCGTATCCGAAAAAGAGGTAGAATCGGTTATTAAATTTATGGCTCTTGAAACACCAAAATACGAAGCCAAATTTAATGTTGGCGACGGTATTAAAATGATTGGCGGACCTTTTCAGGATTTTATAGGCACCGTTTCCGAAGTAAATAAAGGACAAGGAAAAGTGCAGGTTTTAGTTTCAATTTTTGGACGCGAAACACCGGTTTGGGTGGATTTTGAGCAAGTCTCGCCTTTATGA
- the rplK gene encoding 50S ribosomal protein L11: MAKTKKVKAIVKLNIPAGKANPAPPVGPALGQHGVAIMDFCTQFNAKTKDMGEYIIPAVITIYKDRTFTFVTKTPPAANLLLKKLGLQKGSAAPNKEKIGTLKKADIEEIAQLKMKDLSARSLEQAVKIIEGTARGMGIEVGK; the protein is encoded by the coding sequence ATGGCGAAAACAAAAAAAGTAAAGGCAATCGTAAAACTAAATATCCCTGCGGGCAAAGCCAACCCCGCCCCTCCCGTAGGTCCCGCGCTAGGCCAGCACGGCGTTGCCATTATGGATTTCTGTACCCAGTTTAACGCTAAAACCAAAGATATGGGAGAGTATATAATCCCCGCCGTTATCACTATCTACAAGGATAGAACATTTACTTTTGTAACCAAAACCCCGCCGGCGGCTAACCTTTTATTAAAGAAATTAGGTCTGCAAAAAGGTTCCGCCGCGCCTAATAAAGAAAAAATAGGAACCTTGAAAAAGGCGGATATTGAAGAGATTGCGCAATTAAAAATGAAGGATTTAAGCGCAAGAAGTTTGGAACAAGCGGTAAAAATAATTGAAGGAACAGCTAGAGGGATGGGAATTGAGGTGGGAAAATGA
- a CDS encoding site-2 protease family protein has translation MFTLEGLSLRLILLPFLAVVITIHEFSHSFAAYKLGDSTAKMSGRLTLNPLAHLDKFGTLALLFFGIGWGKPVPFNIYNLKNPKRDQALIAFAGPFSNLLMALALSFVYKISPGGVMSSAVFMLVQLNLILAFFNLLPIEPLDGFKVVLGFLPNRLAGDWLETQKYGLYILIFLIVTGVVEKVVFAPVNLILRWIL, from the coding sequence ATGTTCACTTTAGAAGGACTAAGTTTAAGATTAATACTTTTGCCGTTTTTGGCGGTTGTTATCACTATCCACGAGTTTTCTCATAGCTTTGCCGCCTATAAACTTGGGGATTCTACCGCCAAAATGAGCGGCCGTTTAACCCTAAACCCTTTGGCGCATTTGGATAAATTTGGAACTTTGGCCCTTTTATTTTTCGGCATAGGGTGGGGGAAACCTGTTCCTTTTAATATCTATAACCTTAAAAACCCTAAACGAGACCAAGCTTTAATCGCTTTTGCGGGGCCGTTTTCAAACTTGCTTATGGCGCTTGCCCTTTCTTTTGTGTACAAAATTTCCCCAGGGGGAGTTATGTCCTCTGCGGTTTTTATGTTGGTTCAGTTAAATCTTATTTTAGCTTTTTTTAACCTTTTGCCGATTGAACCGCTTGACGGGTTCAAGGTAGTTTTAGGTTTTTTGCCCAACCGTTTGGCGGGGGACTGGCTTGAAACGCAGAAGTATGGGCTTTATATTTTGATTTTTCTTATTGTTACGGGGGTGGTGGAGAAGGTAGTGTTTGCGCCAGTAAATTTAATTTTGAGGTGGATTTTATAA
- a CDS encoding nucleotidyl transferase AbiEii/AbiGii toxin family protein — protein sequence MITPKPKDAKHKNQMYRLLTQILSSGYLAGKLQFKGGTYASLRGVLDRFSIDLDFDLPNKEHKQNVRQHCYDIIKKLGLTIKDESKEHLQFFLKYPARQSERNTLKLEINDDVSPYNMYEKVYLPELGLYCSGHTLDTMFANKLVAAKGRFNKTGKIAGRDFYDIHKFFIEGISVNKKVVEERTSRSYHKYLGDLIEFVNAELNEKVLYQDLNPLMEKDSLDRVAKILKPELIRFLKEATQ from the coding sequence ATGATAACGCCAAAGCCAAAAGATGCGAAGCATAAGAATCAGATGTACAGGTTGCTAACCCAAATTTTGAGTAGCGGTTATTTAGCAGGGAAACTACAATTTAAAGGAGGGACTTATGCCTCTCTGCGCGGGGTTCTTGATAGGTTTTCTATAGATTTAGATTTTGACCTGCCAAATAAAGAGCATAAGCAAAATGTAAGACAGCATTGTTATGATATCATTAAAAAGCTTGGTTTAACTATTAAAGACGAGAGTAAGGAGCATCTTCAATTTTTTCTAAAATATCCAGCGAGACAATCTGAAAGGAATACTTTGAAGTTGGAAATAAACGATGATGTTAGTCCATATAATATGTATGAAAAGGTTTATTTGCCGGAACTAGGTTTGTATTGTAGCGGACATACCTTGGACACGATGTTTGCGAATAAACTAGTTGCCGCGAAAGGTAGGTTTAACAAAACGGGAAAGATTGCCGGGAGGGATTTTTACGATATTCATAAATTTTTTATAGAGGGAATCTCTGTGAATAAAAAAGTTGTGGAAGAGAGGACATCGCGTAGTTACCACAAATATTTGGGGGATTTAATTGAATTTGTTAATGCGGAATTGAATGAAAAGGTTTTGTATCAAGATTTAAACCCGCTGATGGAAAAGGATAGTTTGGATAGAGTGGCAAAGATTCTAAAACCCGAGTTGATAAGGTTTTTGAAAGAAGCGACGCAATGA